A part of Amycolatopsis lurida genomic DNA contains:
- a CDS encoding trypco2 family protein, with product MNESGADGQLLMDRDGVPLSTAIALLRSELAEAIDAGREAGVRFVAESIELELEMVIKDVRKVDGKLSLWRVLSAGGSKQYESGAKHRLKLVLKPRDTVLSPDEETLIGDD from the coding sequence GTGAACGAGTCGGGTGCGGATGGGCAATTGCTGATGGATCGGGATGGGGTGCCGTTGTCGACGGCTATTGCGCTCCTGCGCTCAGAACTGGCAGAAGCGATCGACGCTGGCCGCGAAGCAGGTGTGCGGTTCGTGGCCGAGTCGATCGAGCTTGAACTCGAGATGGTGATCAAGGACGTGCGTAAGGTGGACGGCAAGCTCAGCCTGTGGCGGGTGCTATCGGCCGGGGGTTCGAAGCAGTACGAGTCGGGCGCCAAGCACAGGCTGAAGTTGGTACTCAAGCCACGTGACACTGTGCTGTCCCCGGATGAAGAGACTTTAATCGGCGACGACTGA
- a CDS encoding trypsin-like peptidase domain-containing protein codes for MAATERLEAHVRRLARIQGKARGSGYAVTAGLVLTSGHVVGDVGSDCAVWPESGGEHIGVVRWRADHLGLDAALVEVLGEVWAPAGVGWAELRGAGYGECLVLGYPWVSKDGTGPRVAELACRASPTPSSAVQRYELHLVDAPPRDRPRESGEKRPSSWAGLSGGPLLTKDGSRVLGVVRADDPRFHNSALGAERIVALLDDDVFARLVNAKREDVRTEWTGSQRRTVSRGMTVAILAAAVALTVSATVAITTLGGDSDTPEAASPDAPPVTVQDVTTFKTSKQDDKLVLPDVVTMTPTEVGSFKDGTASTSATFQEWYGRHGGVALNSGFTNITVQGNDRDPVRITDMKVLKNCGHPVDGTVLQGYTQGGGEDTVKIGFNLDQPDPIPERMAFVTTGLMGLGTNYFADRTVVLARGESQTITVGAYTRHSHCKFTFRLVVATSNGTFTQDVDAGGRPFEVSAEAMPKQPDRPYSGYRAAYVQNELLVWQSVDPTTYEQK; via the coding sequence ATGGCGGCGACCGAGCGGCTGGAAGCCCACGTGCGTCGGCTCGCACGGATACAGGGCAAAGCCCGCGGCTCTGGATACGCGGTGACCGCCGGCCTGGTGCTGACATCGGGGCACGTCGTCGGCGACGTCGGATCGGACTGTGCCGTGTGGCCCGAATCCGGCGGTGAGCACATTGGTGTGGTGCGTTGGCGCGCGGACCATCTCGGTCTGGACGCGGCCCTGGTCGAGGTGCTGGGAGAGGTCTGGGCCCCCGCTGGCGTCGGCTGGGCGGAGCTACGCGGCGCAGGGTACGGCGAGTGTCTCGTCCTCGGCTATCCGTGGGTCAGTAAGGACGGTACGGGGCCGCGTGTGGCTGAACTGGCCTGCCGGGCGTCTCCGACGCCGTCCAGCGCCGTCCAGCGTTACGAGTTGCACTTAGTGGACGCCCCGCCAAGGGATCGTCCGCGCGAATCCGGCGAGAAACGCCCGTCCAGTTGGGCGGGGCTTTCCGGTGGGCCGCTGCTGACCAAGGACGGGAGCAGGGTCCTCGGGGTTGTCCGTGCTGATGACCCGAGGTTCCACAATTCTGCCCTTGGCGCGGAACGGATCGTCGCCCTGCTGGACGATGACGTCTTCGCGCGCCTGGTGAACGCGAAGCGCGAAGACGTGCGAACGGAATGGACAGGCTCGCAGCGGCGAACCGTCAGTCGCGGCATGACCGTGGCGATTCTGGCGGCCGCCGTCGCCTTGACAGTCAGCGCGACCGTCGCGATAACCACGCTCGGTGGTGACTCCGACACGCCGGAAGCGGCTTCGCCTGACGCACCGCCAGTGACAGTGCAGGACGTCACCACGTTTAAGACCAGCAAACAGGATGACAAGCTCGTCTTGCCAGACGTGGTCACCATGACGCCCACTGAAGTGGGGTCCTTCAAGGACGGCACCGCCTCGACATCCGCGACGTTCCAGGAGTGGTACGGCCGGCACGGTGGTGTCGCCCTGAACTCTGGCTTCACCAACATCACCGTGCAGGGCAACGATCGTGACCCGGTCCGGATCACGGACATGAAGGTGCTCAAGAACTGCGGCCATCCCGTCGACGGGACCGTGTTGCAGGGCTATACGCAGGGCGGCGGTGAGGACACGGTCAAGATCGGGTTTAACCTCGACCAGCCCGATCCGATCCCTGAGCGGATGGCCTTCGTGACCACTGGGCTGATGGGATTGGGGACCAACTATTTCGCCGACCGGACGGTCGTGTTGGCTCGTGGGGAAAGTCAGACCATCACAGTGGGCGCGTACACCCGCCACAGCCACTGCAAGTTCACCTTTCGCCTGGTAGTGGCTACCTCTAACGGCACGTTTACTCAGGACGTCGATGCGGGCGGCAGGCCGTTCGAGGTGTCAGCCGAGGCGATGCCGAAACAGCCGGACCGGCCCTATTCCGGCTACAGGGCTGCATATGTTCAGAACGAGCTGCTGGTCTGGCAGAGCGTCGACCCGACGACCTACGAACAGAAGTGA